Part of the Urocitellus parryii isolate mUroPar1 chromosome 2, mUroPar1.hap1, whole genome shotgun sequence genome, TATATACACTTTATATTGATAAAAACTGCAACTAAGAATAATCCAGTGACTCTCCTAAGACCACACTAGTACTACATAGTATAGAgagttttaaaattcagtattttttgaCTCTAAGACAGTGATCTTTCCAatgcaggggggaaaaaagaagaagggaaaagaaaaagtaactttggagttaaacaatttaatttcaaaaattattatttcaattattagaAGGTAAACTATCTGTCACATAAGCCATTGTATCCCCAGTTTGgcataaagtaaattaaataggagataaaatataaataatatatattctttgagctaaaatataaataatacatattatttaaaagattgGATAACATTCAGGTAGAGATTACAGATGGTAGGAAATTGGAAGAGAGGTTGGAGTTCGTGATTCAGACTTCCAGAGACAAGAATTACAggggaaaataatatttctcagaggaataagaagaagaaattctgaagATAAGTCtggtaaacattttttatttgagaacagtacagaaaaaaaataagtcagggagcagaagagagagaaaatgattaGTGGTATAAGGAATAAagtaagaaagatttttttaaggtGATTAATAAGgttgtgggtgtagctcagcgatagagggcttgcctagcatgagtaaggCAAGACCCTGatttcagttcccagcaccacaacaaataaaaataaaaggatcatTAATAAAAGGATGATCAAGAGCCCACAGGGAGAGTAAAGCATCAGATACTTCTTTCTCCAGAGTACCAAGGAAGGTAGGTAAAAAGAAGATTAATAAAGATTCACATAAATTGTTTGGGGATAGGTTTTCTTTAACAACTATGAGGTTGAGACATATGCTGAGAGTCAGGGAAACCGACCGAGAGTAGCAGATGAAGAGAGAATGTGCTGGTGTGGGGTGGGCATTAGTGAAGTCTCCAGAGATAAACAACAGGACATAGTTCCAGACTTTTTGACACTGGGAATGACTGACACAGATGCAGAAGCTATCTAAGAGTTGTGGAGTTTACAGAGAAATTTAGAAATCAAAGAAGAGCATCATATAATCTGTTAAACATCTCTCCTCTTACAAATTCAGATGGAGTGTGGATTGGGGTTATTTGGGCACAGCTTTCACTCTGTAGTCAGTTCTGTCCCTTAGAGGTAtgatatcaatgtttataatcaTTGCTTTCTAGGACCATCCTTTGCAATTTCCATGTTGTATTAACTATGCGAAATTGACTGTAAGATTCTATTTATAATTCAGTAACTATTGGAGCACTCTTTTGTCAAAGGTGATTTAGCACATTTTTAATGGTGAATACACTATCATAAATTACTACataatttgttttctctgaacaaaaagtattttaaattctaatgaaaaACATATTAGAGAAggataaatttgtaaaataaaaagacgATAATTCTTTTAAATCACTGAATTCTAAATTTACAATgtaattcttcatctttttttgtggggtatgggggaattgaactcaagagcacttgaccactaagtcatatccccagccctaattttgtatttttatttagagacagagtcttacttaGTTTCttagcatcttgctaaattgctggggctggctttgaactcatgatcctcttgcctccacctcctgagacgctggaattacaggtaatGCTTCATCTTTTTCAGAGAGAATTAAAACACTGAAAGTCAGTTCTCACATAGAAACTACATTGGCAGGGTAAAGACTGGCCTTTGCATCCATTCTGTGGAGTAACATTCttaaatatgttttcctttttatttatggcAATAGCCTTCTCTGGCATTTGCTATCTTTCAGCTGGCTCTTCAAATATCTCCATAAGCAGAAACATAGGAACTAGGATAATAAAAGGAAATGACCAACCTAGGGAGTCTTATTTCCACTTCTTCTTCCTGCATCTCAGAGAACCATTTCAGGATCTGTTGAGCAGtaattaatttttctacttttgctATGTTCACCTCTTCTGCAGGAAGTATGATGATTAAACTAAAGTGGTCATCCTTATAAGGCAATTCCAAAACCTGGTATTTCATGAAGGATTCAGAAAAATAACCTGGAACcaaggaaataaattattaaatgtacTTGGCAATTACCAAAGCCATGCTTTAAGAAGTAGGGTTTCTCCTATtaccatattttgttttcagaagagccttcatcattggaattttgacagCTGAACCATCTTTCTTAGTAAAATTCATCAGCTGCGTGTCCTCTTTTCTAAATTGCTGCTTCCAATCCCCTTTGAAATAGATAGCATTCACCAAGACAAGCCGAGTCAGGGGTCCAAATTCTTCCcctgaaaacatgtttttaatttttcctatgAAGGAgtagagaaagaaacaggaagaaatatTCAATAATGATTAAGTGGAACTGCTTTAAAGAGAATTAAAGCAAAAATGTCTCATGCAGAGATATGTTGGACACTTGTCTTACAATCTAACCTTagtaattttaagaataaagagaGATGTTATCAATTATTTCATTAAGAAACAGATGCAAATGGATTCCACTAGGAAATAGGAACTATGTGCTGGTATTAGGCAAACCCAGACATAAATGGATTCTTTTCAGtgagattatttttatcatttgtctttcagacaaaaagaacaaaaacaaaatgtttcttcCTTAATATTCATTGGTTattattcagattttattttaaggttCTCCAGCAGGTTGATCGTATTTAATAGGTTAATGGTACACTCAAACTTGCCACACTGTGTGTACCATTGGAACAGAACAAGAGTGGAGAATGCTAACGTGATTTTTCTAAACAACCAGTCTTTCATTTCTATATATAGTAAGTATTTCTAAGTTATAATAAATAACCACTGTTGGGTGTCATGAAGCCATCTAGAGACTTCCTGATCTGTATCCCTGTGGGACACTGTTCACCACACGAAACTCAGATTTTTAAACTATGATTCCCCCCATGAGGCTACCTATAAAGATTACAGAGCATCTAATACTATCACAAGGTTTGTAGTTTAATgaataattaaagaaacaaactacTGTTAATTAAGGGCCTGGTATGTGCTTGTTACTTCACAAACATTATTATCAAAACTTCCAATAATCCTAAAATGTTTTAtagtatcttcattttaaagTGGGCATAGCTTATAACTTCCTAAAATATTCCTGTGTTCCTTTGAACACATATCTATCTGACTTTAAGCTTACTACATCCTATTTAGGCTTTGCTAGTCATGGACATGGTAGTCTAATCTTTaatttaaatacatgtttttagTAGAactattaacatttattattaaacaTTAACATGGTCAACTAAACTGTGTTAATTATTTACAGTACATGTGGGAAAAAATCCATTTGGGATTGACAGCTTTAACTTCTATCTGGCCaaagatcttcctgcttcaataCTTGAAAAATCAATGCttagacattatttttaaaattaattatttttataattcttcaaTTAAGAATTGTGTAAATagatatctttcaaaaataataaaacaattagcATCTTTTTTCAAAGCAGCTTATAAATTCTCTTggctttaaaatttaatattaatttaaataatagtgAAATAGGAGATTTGATCCTTCTGATCCAAAAAAAAGTGGAAGAGTTAAATATACATTCATTATCTTTTACTCTAAGATATTAAAAACTATGATTACAATGGCAAATAATGCCtttatgaaaaatggaaaattttaccaTCTGTTTTGCTTTCTACCCAGGTACTTATTGTCTCTGCACAAGCCTTTGCATTCTGAAAATCCACCAGTTTTATAGCACTCTGAAAAAACTCCTTGTTGCCATGGAGATACTGTTCCTTCACAGTGAATCCTTCTTGAAGGTAGAGGGCATTGGCAAGATTAAATGTAAATTCTTGTTTTTTCTCTGAGATGGCAGAGAAAAATGACTTCAACACAGAAAATTCTTctcctaaaaaataattataatgtatacTGACATATTGAGCAACATAAAACAACGGCATTCCAGTTTTGTTATCTAAGCGTTTTGATTCATATCACCATTTTTTGCACCCTTAGGTATAACTAACGATCTGAAGTTAGTATAAATATTTCAAGCATTTATCTCAAGCATTATTTTTTAGTGAAATCAACTTTTATATAGGAAAAAGAATACCCATGTCGATTCAAAATCTGACAAACATGAAACTATGCATTTGTACAGGCTGAAGGAAAATCCCTCTTTATAGAGACATTTAGCTCATTTTTAGTtgttggaaattcatatgtagaatCTTGATCATTCCTTAAGATGAATACCCAATACTTATGGAAGGGGAATGCTAATGGATGTTGATGGGGTATGGCAGCTATGAGCAATCCTTTTCAATATTACTTTCATTTCAGCGAAAGAACCACTCTCTTTTGAGTAACTGTGCCTGTCCAGGTTTTGAAATGTGCAAGGTAAACACTATGATCATCTCTAGGGATGGGTGAGAATCAGAATTGCCTGTTTCTTCAGGTTCATGAatctatatattttgtctgtctaCATGAACAATAAACATCTTTAACTATTCTAACAATGGCCACTAGATAAATGAGGCAATTAAAGGAATCTTCATGGATCTACTATTTATTGATGCATTCTCTGACCACAGTGATGTCAAAATTTTGATTAACACAATAAGCTGTAGATTTCTATGAAAAGCATCTCTTCTGATACTTTCTTCAATAGCTTTTTTTTCATTACCAAATGGTACaaataagttttatttccttctggCTTAATCCTAGAGCTCAATCATAATTCATGAACTCTTTCAAACAATAGGTTCTTTGAGGGTCTTCATTTGATTTccaattaaatattgaaaataatacttGTATAACTTAAAGTTGATTGTATTCAATTCATTTCTATTGGAGAAAATAAGTATTCATCATTAAAAGATGccaaataaatagtttaaaaagttTTACTGCAAGAAACATGCTAATaagtatataatgaaaataagggatgtgtatatgtgtgcgtTTGTGTAAACACACACTTTATCAGAAGGCTAGCAGCTCACAACGTGTCT contains:
- the Serpini2 gene encoding serpin I2 — its product is MDKILLWSLLLIFFGSQASRTLAQKNTEFAVDLYQAICLSHKNNIVFSPIGTTLALGMVQLGAKGKALQQIKRTLKLQETPTGEEFSVLKSFFSAISEKKQEFTFNLANALYLQEGFTVKEQYLHGNKEFFQSAIKLVDFQNAKACAETISTWVESKTDGKIKNMFSGEEFGPLTRLVLVNAIYFKGDWKQQFRKEDTQLMNFTKKDGSAVKIPMMKALLKTKYGYFSESFMKYQVLELPYKDDHFSLIIILPAEEVNIAKVEKLITAQQILKWFSEMQEEEVEIRLPRFKVEQTLDFKEALYSLNITEIFSGGCDLSGITDSSELYVSHVVQKVFFEINEDGSEAATSTGIHTPVIMSLTPNQFIANHPFLFIMKNNPTESILFMGRVTNPDTQNVKRRDLDSL